The stretch of DNA CCGATCAAAGCATTCAAAATGTTATTTGACTTGCTCCGTCTCCGCTTTCGGCTTGTCCTGGAAAAGTCAGGTTCCCGCTCTTTCATCCACATTCAACTCCATTTCATGTCTATTGCCATATTCCTATGTATTGGACGTTGTAAGAATCAGAGAGTTTCATCGAATCAAAAACAAAAACCGCCTTCCACGGAAGGCGGTCCTATGCCGTGTTACTTGATTTCCAAAATTTCGACTGCCATCTCTCCGCCAGGAGTCATGATCTTCACTTCGTCGCCTTTTTTCCGGCCAATCAAACCTTTGGCAATCGGCGAATCATTGGAGATCAAACCTTCCATCGGATTGGCCTCCGCTGAGCCGACAATTGTATAAGTTTCCTCGTCGCCATCAGGCAATTCCTTGAATGTGACCGTTTTACCAAGCTGCACTTCATCGGTATTCAACTCGTCTTCGGTAATGATGACTGCGTTCCGGATCATCGATTCCAGGGATGAAATCTTCCCTTCTACAAACGCCTGGTCCTCTTTCGCTGAATCATATTCCGAGTTCTCGGAAAGGTCGCCATAACTGCGTGCGATTTTGATGCGTTCTACGACTTCTTTCCGTTTCACTGTTTTCAAATACTGTAATTCTTCTTCAAGCTTTTCCTTGCCTGAAGCGGTCATTGGAAATTTCTTTTCTGTGATCATTAGCCAACACTCCTCATAATCCTGTTCAATAAAAATACTATGCCACTCCTTTGACAGGTATGTGACATAGTGTTCATCTGTATATAATGATGACAACATCATATTATATATCCGTTCCAGATTCAAGAATTGTTTTTATTTTGGTAACCATCAGATCGATGGCCACCGCATTTTGTCCGCCTTCCGGAATGATGATATCGGCATATCGTTTCGTCGGTTCGATGAATTGGTTGTGCATCGGCCGGACAACGGACAAATATTGCTCGATCACCGAATCAATCGAGCGTCCCCTCTCTTTCAAATCACGGAGGATCCGGCGGATGATGCGCAAGTCCGCATCCGTGTCGACAAACAATTTTATATCCATCAAGTCGCGCAGCCGTTCATCCTCCAGTACAAGGATCCCTTCCAGGATGATGACATCCTTCGGTTCAATCAGCACTATTTCCGCCGAACGCGTGTGGAGCGCATAATCATAGACCGGTTTCTCAATCGATTCGCGTTGCAGTAGACGGTCCATATGTTCAATCAGCAAATCCGTGTCGAATGCCAAAGGATGGTCATAATTCACGCCGAGGCGCTGGTCAAACTCAAGATGGCTCTGGTCCTTGTAATAATAATCCTGTTCGATGACAACGACGGAATGCTTTTTGAAGACGTCATAGATGGCATGGGTGACGCTCGTCTTCCCGGAACCGGACCCGCCTGCTATTCCAATTACGAGAGGCTTTCTTTGTTTCATATCAGCTCGCTCCTTGTCGTTGCCCGGATGCTTTTCGCCTTACACGGCCGGCTATCGCTTCACCGCTATCAAAATACCGTCCCCGACCGGCAGCAAGGATGTTTCAAAACCCGGATGTGCATACATCCATTGCGTAAACTCCTTCAGCTTCCGGATCATCGTGCGGTTCCGCTTCGGCACTTCCCCATCTTCCTGTAGCACCATACCATGCATGAACATATTATCACAATAAATTACTCCGCCCGATTTCACTGTCGGTTCATACTTTTCGAAGAACCGTTTATATTGCCCTTTCGCAGCATCGATGAACAAAGCATCATACTGTCGGCTGAATATCTCTTCCGCTTCCGCTTCCAAGGCATCTGCTTCCAAGATCAGAATACGGCTTCCCACATCGCTCTCTCCGATGTATTCGACAGCTTTCGAAAAGCGGTCGGAATCCCTTTCAATCGTGACAATTGTCGTGTCTTTCAGTGCCGTCGCAATGCGCAGGGCGGAATAGCCAATGGCACTTCCTATTTCCAATATGGCTTTCGGCTGTTGGATGCGCAGGAGGCCGAGGAACGTCTCGATGCCTAGTCGGTCCATGATGGGGACCCGGTGCTCTTCCGCGTATTGTTCCATACGGCCGAAAAGCGCATTTTCATCTTTTTGCAAAGCTTCTATATATCTTAAATACTCCTCCAACATGCCTCCTCCAATCCTCGTGCTTTACTTGGGCAATCAATCCCCCGAAAGATAGAGCTCCCGATTTTTCAGGTGCTCCTCGTATGATTTGGTGAAATGATTCGTTCCTTTCTTATCTGCCAGGAAGTATAAATAATCCGTATTGGAAGGGTCGATTACGGCTTCGATGGATGCCTTGCCTGCACCCGCGATCGGGCCTGGAGGCAACCCTTTATGTTTATACGTATTGTACGGGTCATCGATTTCCAGATCGGCATAGAGCACCCGGTCCTTATGCTCCCCAAGCGAATATAACACGGTCGGGTCCGTCTGCAACGGCATGTCGATCTCCATCCGGTTATAAAACACGCTTGCAATCGTTTCACGGTCCGATTGGGCAGTGGCTTCCTTCTCCAGCAAGGATGCGAACGTCAGCAGCCAATGAACCGATTGCCCTTCCGTTTCCAAGTAATCGAAATAAGGGGTCACATTCGCGGCGGTCGCTTGTACCATTGCATCAACGATCGTTTCAATCGAAGGGGCTTCCTCGTAAAACGGATAGGTTGCAGGGAAGAGATAGCCTTCCAAAGGATATTTGATCTGTTCCCCTTGCACTTCTTCTGTCAACACTTTCGGGTACTTCGCCATCAACCGGTTAATGGTCGATTCCTCATTTATGTATGTTAGGAATTCATCCGCCGGTATGCCCGCCTTTTTCTCTACAATGCCAGCAATTTGCCGGACGGTCAATCCTTCGGGCACCGTCATTGTGAAAACAGGCGTCCGATAGACTTTACCGGTTTTCAAGCTGCGGATCAGTTCATCGGGTGTCATCGCCTTTGTCAATCCGTATGTACCTGCCTGGAACTGGGATTCATTGTTGAATTTTGCATAATACTTGAATATCTTGGCATTTTTTATGATCCCTTTTTTCTGAAGTTCGGTTGCAATCGTATTGACGCCTGACCCGATCGGGATGACAACTTCGATCACTTCTTCGGAATCCGGATCGACGGGTTGAAGGGAGCCTTTAATATAACGGTATCCGAAAAAGCCACCGACCAAACCGATAAAAAGAAGAACGGATGTAATAATAAAGACAATCTTCCGGACCACTCTCACTTCTTTCTTCTTTTCCCTCATCCGCTCCAGCATGATATCTTTTTTCGTCCCATTTTCCATGCGATGTTCACCTCTTTCATAAGAACAACATAAAGTAACCTCTGACCGGATTTCCGCTCCGGACGGACGCTTTAAAAACCGCTCTCTATCCTTCTCGAAGAAAGTTGCTATTTTCCCAACGACGAAGAAAAGACGGGGCGGTGGTTACCGTCCCGTCCGAGCGCCTATGGATCACTCTTCTTCCTCTTCCGCAAGGAACGTGTTCAGCATTTCTTCGACCATTTCCCATTCCTCGTCGTCTTCAATTGGGAATAACTCACCGTCTTCGCCGTCTTCCGTCGGAATGAAGGCAGAAGCGTGGATTTCAATTTCTCCGTCTTCTGATTCTTCCTCTCCCAGCACGTGATAAAGGACGTAAGATTTTCCATATTCTTCTGATTCGAATGTAAAAATCACTTCGCAGACATGTTCATTTCCTTGCTCGTCCACGATGGTCATCGTTTCCTGTCCATGATCCAATTCGCTCACCTCTTCAATTTTTTGAGTCAAGATATCCTTGCAAAATTAGGACGGCTGCCATCTTATCGATGACCGTCTTCCTTTTTTTCCGGCTAACATCCGCTTCGATCAGCATCCGCTCCGCCGCCATCGTCGATAGGCGTTCATCCCATAACTTCACGGGGAGGCCGAACTTCTCTTCAAGCAAGCGGGCGTAGTTTTCACATGCCTCGCCGCGGGGGCCGATTGTATTATTCATGTTTTTAGGGTAACCAACAACGAATTCGTTTACGCCATACTCGGAAACGAGTTGTTCAATTCTTTCCATGCCGAATTGGCCGGCATTTTCATCGATTTTCATCGTCTCGACCCCTTGGGCTGTCCATCCCAAAGCATCGCTTATCGCAATGCCGACCGTTTTGGTCCCGACATCCAATCCCATTGTCCTCAATCCGGCGTCCCTCCGTTTTCACGGATATAAAACTTGACGAGCTCTTCCAGAATCTCATCCCGCTCCAGCTTCCGGATTTTATTACGCGCTTCCTCATGCCGGGGTATATAGGCCGGATCGCCCGACAATAGATAGCCGACTATCTGGTTGATCGGATTGTACCCTTTGTCATCCAGTGCCTTATACACATGGAGCATCACTTCTTTGACCTCATCCTTCATCGACTCTTCTGGAAAGTTGAATTTCATCGTTTTGTCGTATGAATCCATGTTCGATACCCACCCCACTTTCAGGCCATCTGATTTAGTATACCCAATCTTTCATTTCCGTTAAACGGATTTGACATAATCATACACGGATTGGAGAGCAGCATCAAGCTTGGAAACATCTTTCGCTCCTGCCATCGCCATATCCGGCCGGCCTCCGCCTTTGCCGTCACATTGTGCCGCTACATGATTGACGAGTTTACCGGCATGATAGTTCCCGGATTTCAAATCTTCCGTCACTCCTGCAATGAGCATCACTTTTCCGTCTGCTGCCGCGCCTAAGACGATGACACCCGACTTCACTTTCTGTTTCATTTCATCCATCATTTGACGAAGGCCGTTATTGTCTTTGACATCGACACGGCTCGCAATGACGGTGACATCTCCGACTTGCTGGGCCGCTGCCAACACATCGTCCAGTTGACTATTGCCAAGTTTGGCGGACAGCGATTCGTTTTCACGCTGCAGATCTTTCATGTCGGATAGGACAGTGCCGATCTTTGTCAGAATGTCTTTCGGGTTCGATTTCAATAAAACTGCCGCTTCGTTCAATTTCGCTTCCTCTTCCTTGAATGAACGGTATGCCTGTTGGCCAGTGACCGCTTCGATCCGGCGTGTCCCTGCCCCGATCCCCCCTTCGGAAACGATCTTGAACAGGCCGATGAAACCTGTGGAAGGTACGTGGCAGCCTCCGCAAAGTTCGAGGGAATAATCGCCGACTGTAACGACACGGACGACCGCCCCGTATTTCTCTCCGAAAAGCGCCATCGCGCCCATCTTTTTCGCTTCGTCAATCGGTTTTTGAGAAATATCGACGTGGATATCTTCCCAAATCTTTTCATTGACCATCTGTTCGATTTTCTCAAGTTCCTCTTTTGTCACTTGTCCGAAATGGGAGAAGTCGAAACGAAGCCGATCCGGGCCGACATAAGAACCTGCCTGATTGACATGTTCCCCAAGCACTTCTTTCAACGCTTTATGGAGCAAATGCGTCGCAGTATGGTTGCGGATGATCAGCTTCCTGGCCTGTTCATCGACTTCCGCCTGGACTGCCGCCCCTGCCGTCATTTCACCGGAACGGATGACAGCAGTATGCAAGTTTTGGCCGTTCGGTGCTTTTTGGACGTCTTTGACATCGGCTACGAACGTTTCACCGACAACCGTCCCCTTGTCCGCCACCTGGCCGCCGCTTTCCGCATAGAATGGCGTCCGATCCAGTATGAATTGGACTTCCGCCCCCTCGGCTGCCTGGTCGACGGTGTTCCCTTCCGATAACAGGACAAGCA from Bacillus sp. OxB-1 encodes:
- the udk gene encoding uridine kinase, which produces MKQRKPLVIGIAGGSGSGKTSVTHAIYDVFKKHSVVVIEQDYYYKDQSHLEFDQRLGVNYDHPLAFDTDLLIEHMDRLLQRESIEKPVYDYALHTRSAEIVLIEPKDVIILEGILVLEDERLRDLMDIKLFVDTDADLRIIRRILRDLKERGRSIDSVIEQYLSVVRPMHNQFIEPTKRYADIIIPEGGQNAVAIDLMVTKIKTILESGTDI
- the mltG gene encoding endolytic transglycosylase MltG, producing the protein MENGTKKDIMLERMREKKKEVRVVRKIVFIITSVLLFIGLVGGFFGYRYIKGSLQPVDPDSEEVIEVVIPIGSGVNTIATELQKKGIIKNAKIFKYYAKFNNESQFQAGTYGLTKAMTPDELIRSLKTGKVYRTPVFTMTVPEGLTVRQIAGIVEKKAGIPADEFLTYINEESTINRLMAKYPKVLTEEVQGEQIKYPLEGYLFPATYPFYEEAPSIETIVDAMVQATAANVTPYFDYLETEGQSVHWLLTFASLLEKEATAQSDRETIASVFYNRMEIDMPLQTDPTVLYSLGEHKDRVLYADLEIDDPYNTYKHKGLPPGPIAGAGKASIEAVIDPSNTDYLYFLADKKGTNHFTKSYEEHLKNRELYLSGD
- a CDS encoding DUF1292 domain-containing protein, whose product is MDHGQETMTIVDEQGNEHVCEVIFTFESEEYGKSYVLYHVLGEEESEDGEIEIHASAFIPTEDGEDGELFPIEDDEEWEMVEEMLNTFLAEEEEE
- the greA gene encoding transcription elongation factor GreA, translated to MITEKKFPMTASGKEKLEEELQYLKTVKRKEVVERIKIARSYGDLSENSEYDSAKEDQAFVEGKISSLESMIRNAVIITEDELNTDEVQLGKTVTFKELPDGDEETYTIVGSAEANPMEGLISNDSPIAKGLIGRKKGDEVKIMTPGGEMAVEILEIK
- a CDS encoding IreB family regulatory phosphoprotein, which codes for MDSYDKTMKFNFPEESMKDEVKEVMLHVYKALDDKGYNPINQIVGYLLSGDPAYIPRHEEARNKIRKLERDEILEELVKFYIRENGGTPD
- a CDS encoding O-methyltransferase, translated to MLEEYLRYIEALQKDENALFGRMEQYAEEHRVPIMDRLGIETFLGLLRIQQPKAILEIGSAIGYSALRIATALKDTTIVTIERDSDRFSKAVEYIGESDVGSRILILEADALEAEAEEIFSRQYDALFIDAAKGQYKRFFEKYEPTVKSGGVIYCDNMFMHGMVLQEDGEVPKRNRTMIRKLKEFTQWMYAHPGFETSLLPVGDGILIAVKR
- the ruvX gene encoding Holliday junction resolvase RuvX codes for the protein MRTMGLDVGTKTVGIAISDALGWTAQGVETMKIDENAGQFGMERIEQLVSEYGVNEFVVGYPKNMNNTIGPRGEACENYARLLEEKFGLPVKLWDERLSTMAAERMLIEADVSRKKRKTVIDKMAAVLILQGYLDSKN